A single window of Culicoides brevitarsis isolate CSIRO-B50_1 chromosome 3, AGI_CSIRO_Cbre_v1, whole genome shotgun sequence DNA harbors:
- the LOC134833752 gene encoding STAM-binding protein-like A isoform X2: MELIRMANIYMAENNLENAYILYMKFMVLFLEKIQSHPEYKTTSPTLKQPNQAKLKEILPITEKLKDRLKDRYQKEYTQFLARKIEDETNMVKKSEKTNVVSSMESISKDDLELKPVLDKPLLQNVVYPNDFAVDTKSGSTNLLLPIKPIINRSLKPSTSLIEGSLRKIVVPSKLMQSFLLLAKLNTSQNIETCGILAGKLASNKFTISHVILPKQVGSSETCVTENEEEIFSFQDKYNLITLGWIHTHPTQTAFLSSVDLHTHFAYQKMIPESIAIVCAPKYNTTGFFCLTPEHGLEYIAQCRQTGFHPHPSDLPLFTQANHIQQDENAKLEIIDLRI; the protein is encoded by the exons ATGGAATTGATAAGGATGGCAAATATTTATATGGCTGAAAACAATTTGGAAAAtgcatatattttatatatgaaatttatggttttatttttggaaaaaattcaatcacaCCCAGAATACAAGACAACTTCACCTACATTGAAACAACCAAACCAAGCGAAATTGAAGGAAATATTACcaataacagaaaaattgaaggaTAGACTAAAAGACCGATACCAGAAAGAATATACTCAGTTTTTggcaagaaaaattgaagacgAAACAAACATGGTCAAAAAGAGTGAAAAGACTAATGTAGTTTCCTCCATGGAAAGTATATCAAAAGATGATTTAGAACTGAAACCGGTTTTAGACAAGCCGTTACTGCAAAATGTTGTTTATCCTAATGATTTTGCAGTAGATACTAAGAGTggttcaacaaatttattattgccTATTAAGCCAATAATAAACCGAAGCTTGAAGCCTTCAACTTCCTTAATTGAAGGAAGCTTGCGAAAAATTGTAGTCCCATCAAAGCTTAtgcaatcatttttattacttgcTAAATTAAATACTTCTCAAAATATAGAAACTTGTGGTATTTTAGCAGGAAAGCTGGCGTCCAATAAATTTACCATATCTCATGTTATATTACCAAAACAAGTAGGTTCGTCTGAAACATGTGTCACTGAGAACGAGGAAgagatttttagttttcaggATAAATACAACTTAATTACACTTGGATGGATTCATACACATCCCACGCAAACTGCATTTTTATCGTCTGTCGACCTCCATACACATTTtgcttatcaaaaaatgattccCGAATCCATCGCTATTGTATGTGCACCTAAATATAACAC TACaggatttttttgtctaactCCTGAACATGGACTTGAATATATAGCACAATGTCGTCAAACAGGATTTCATCCTCACCCTAGCGATTTGCCGTTGTTCACACAAGCTAATCACATACAACAAGATGAAAATGCCAAATTAGAGATTATTGATTTAAGGATCTGA
- the LOC134835961 gene encoding inactive dipeptidyl peptidase 10, whose protein sequence is MNSVQSTGSTVRKKDTISEQELTIASVEKRNWRGIFIALLVIAGVLGLIVFSIFLLSPDLEGVKTFGRKFILSEISDDTFVRRNVNNGTWISDTEIVFRDAYGGLSILNMKNKSITELMNNATFRQLDVNHYILSPDKNFVLLFRKNDEKSVLPMAQTNVDYQNFYKQETSYYVYETASQSYFLLATTSDEKASPMLQNVLWSPIVSQFSTKDSNDDTNRSFSNSLGMREQAIAFVFKNDVYYKPKVQDSVCNRITKNGFHSKILNGIPDWLYSNEKDLRGKTLAFSPNGKYLSYLSFNITHVKSYSFTANYDDTMKYPTLESIKYPKPNTPNPVVSIHVIDVRANPVSYPKTMYIPFEYSSEFYVGGMTWVSDYELTVTLTDRNQTRSIIYICKAPLFYCNEVFTENMSDNFSVLPSETPVFLHKNFTINNNLHKTNWIEQTYLLKRLLVRVDVNEFYRHVFLIPVLSSSNIKSKKQRYQITLGKYEVTEIVDYDVKNEIVYYMATKESRPGYRHLYSVKIIFNITIENNILVSATQPSCLTCFYNAHSPGFKLNNYRKKNNMKNDIFEIETVKNNYTETTLPTGKLETQEHVSAGCLYNRVQLSTHFTYFIQECLGPNIPTTFVVDTIKKERLFTLDDGKYLQNKLSPIAVPNIKKFSVVIKNGFEAQVKLYLPPMLKEDEDLAYPLIVRIDASPDSQLVSEEFVVDWNWYLASSKGIICAEIDARGSGFQGQPIRSQIKDRLGTFEIEDQLAVITYLSDTFQFIDQNKIGAYGWGYGGYTALNALAEDNSKVLQCAIAIAPIISFKFYYSYFTERYIPFDSNFNHALRESDLALKVSKLENKEFLIIQGTADQLVHQQHSLWFAKSLIQAGVTFRQQTYADEGHELSRVRYHLFKTMEAYFDEHFDIVEDSERQLKGIFGFRK, encoded by the exons ATGAATTCTGTACAAAGTACTGGTTCAACTGTACGAAAAAAGGATACAATATCAGAA CAAGAGTTGACTATTGCATCTGTTGAGAAGCGAAATTGGCGTGGAATATTTATTGCATTGCTTGTAATTGCTGGTGTTTTAGGCCTTATAGTATTCTCCATATTTTTGCTTTCTCCAg atttaGAAGGAGTCAAAacatttggaagaaaatttattttatcagaaatCAGTGATGATACATTTGTAAGAAGAAATGTAAACAATGGAACTTGGATAAGtg ACACTGAAATTGTTTTTCGTGATGCATACGGTGGCTTATCGATATTAAACATGAAGAACAAATCTATCACAGAGCTTATGAATAACGCAACATTT AGACAACTAGATGTCAACCATTACATATTGTCtccggataaaaattttgttcttctctttagaaaaaatgatgaaaaatccgTGTTGCCAATGGCACAAACTAACGTAGATTaccaaaatttctataaacAAGAAACTAg CTATTATGTGTATGAAACAGCATCACAAAGTTACTTTTTACTTGCTACAACAAGCGACGAAAAGGCTTCTCCAATGTTACAAAATGTATTATGGTCACCAATTGTatctcaattttcaaccaaagaTTCTAATGATGATACAAATAGATCCTTTAGTAATAGTCTTGGTATGAGAGAACAAGCCATTgcttttgtgtttaaaaatgatgttTATTACAAGCCTAAAGTACAAGACAGTGTTTGTAatagaataacaaaaaatg GATTCCACTCAAAAATACTTAATGGAATACCAGATTGGTTATACTCAAATGAAAAAGATTTACGTGGCAAAACATTGGCATTTTCGccaaatggaaaatatttgtcgTACTTATCATTTAATATAACGCATGTAAAATCATACAg ttttactgCCAACTATGATGACACGATGAAGTATCCAACACTTGAATCTATAAAATATCCAAAACCTAATACACCCAATCCTGTTGTCTCAATACATGTTATAGATGTCCGTGCAAATCCTGTTTCATATCCAAAAACAATGTATATTCCTTTTGAATATTCGTCAGAATTTTATGTTGGTGGAATGACTTGGGTTTCAGATTATGAGCTCACAGTAACTTTGACGGATCGTAATCAAACAAGATCAATCATTTACATCTGCAAGGCACCTCTATTTTATTGTAACGAG GTGTTCACAGAAAATATGTCAGATAATTTTTCAGTTCTACCATCTGAAACACcagtttttttacataaaaattttacaataaataacaatttgcACAAAACAAATTGGATCGAACAGACATATTTGTTAAAACGTCTGCTCGTACGTGTCGATGTTAACGAGTTTTATAGACacgtttttttaattcctgTATTATCTTcatcaaatataaaaagtaaaaaacagCGATACCAAATTACTTTGGGAAAATATGAAGTGACCGAAATAGTTGATTATgatgtaaaaaatgaaatagtCTATTATATGGCAACAAAAGAATCTCGTCCAGGATACCGTCATTTATAtagtgtaaaaattatttttaatattactattgaaaataatattttggtaTCTGCTACACAACCATCATGTCTTACATGTTTTTATAATGCTCATTCACCGGGCTTTAAACTAAACaactacagaaaaaaaaataatatgaagaaTGATATATTTGAAATAGAAACAGTGAAAAATAACTATACTGAAACTACGCTGCCAACTGGTAAATTGGAAACCCAAGAACATGTTTCAGCAGGTTGTTTATACAACAGAGTTCAGCTAAGCACTCACTTCACTTACTTCATACAAGAATGTTTGGGTCCAAATATACCAACCACTTTTGTAGTGGATAccataaaaaaagaacgatTGTTTACTTTAGACGATGGAAagtatttacaaaataaacttAGTCCAATAGCGGTACCcaacattaaaaagtttagcGTTGTGATAAAAAACGGATTTGAAGCACAAGTTAAACTTTACTTGCCACCAATGTTGAAAGAAGACGAAGATTTAGCGTATCCATTAATTGTTCGAAT CGATGCATCACCAGACTCACAATTGGTCTCAGAAGAATTCGTGGTTGACTGGAACTGGTACTTAGCTAGCTCTAAAGGAATAATTTGTGCCGAAATAGATGCAAGAGGAAGCGGTTTTCAAGGCCAACCAATACGGTCTCAAATAAAAGATAGATTAGgaacttttgaaattgaagATCAACTCGCTGTAATAAC ataTCTGAGTGACACTTTTCAATTCattgatcaaaataaaattggagCTTATGGCTGGGGATACGGTGGTTATACAGCTTTGAATGCTTTGGCGGAAGACAATTCTAAAGTACTGCAATGTGCTATTGCTATTGCACCAATCATAtcatttaagttttatt ACTCTTATTTTACTGAACGATATATTCCATTTGATAGTAATTTTAATCATGCTTTGCGTGAATCTGACCTTGCATTGAAAGTATCAAAATTGGAAAACAAGGAATTTCTGATTATTCAAGGAACAGCAGATCAATTAGTTCATCAACAACACTCATTATGGTTTGCAAAGTCACTTATACAAGCTGGTGTAACATTTCGACAGCAG ACATATGCTGATGAAGGACACGAGCTAAGTAGAGTTAGATATCATCTGTTTAAAACAATGGAAGCATATTTTGATGAGCATTTTGATATTGTTGAAGACAGCGAACGTCAACTAAAGGGTATTTTTGGCTTtagaaaatga
- the LOC134834399 gene encoding J domain-containing protein, whose amino-acid sequence MSSVNEIMDYKKDPKEDYYAILNCSESSSVEQILAEYKILALQYHPDKNNGNKDAESKFQLMMEAKDVLTDPEKRKNYDNWRSSGIAMSYKNWVGMKEHVQQSMHWATPKTKDRMLPESGSSSSGLNPGGVNPAMRRASEGGAALYYGGRKSEWGTDNPSEVVNKFRNYEI is encoded by the exons ATGAGTTCAGTAAATGAAATAATGGATTATAAAAAAGATCCCAAAGAAGACTACTATGCAATTTTAAATTGCAGCGAGAGTTCATCT gttgaaCAAATATTAGCGGAATATAAAATATTGGCTTTGCAATATCATcctgataaaaataatgggAATAAAGATGCTGAGAGTAAATTTCAGTTAATGATG GAAGCTAAAGATGTCCTGACAGATCCAGAGAAGcgtaaaaattatgacaattGGCGTTCTTCTGGAATCGCAATGTCTTATAAAAATTGGGTTGGCATGAAAGAGCATGTACaacaa TCAATGCATTGGGCTACACCAAAAACAAAAGATCGCATGTTGCCAGAATCAGGAAGTTCTTCCAGCGGTTTGAATCCAGGTGGCGTAAATCCAGCAATGAGACGAGCATCAGAAGGGGGTGCGGCATTATATTATGGAGGAAGAAAAAGTGAATGGGGTACGGATAATCCAAGTGAAGTggttaataaatttcgaaattatgaaatttaa
- the LOC134833752 gene encoding STAM-binding protein isoform X1, with amino-acid sequence MTTGKINLSDLGLIKPEERLKKLAEFGNMVEIDENIPIKRYFRSGMELIRMANIYMAENNLENAYILYMKFMVLFLEKIQSHPEYKTTSPTLKQPNQAKLKEILPITEKLKDRLKDRYQKEYTQFLARKIEDETNMVKKSEKTNVVSSMESISKDDLELKPVLDKPLLQNVVYPNDFAVDTKSGSTNLLLPIKPIINRSLKPSTSLIEGSLRKIVVPSKLMQSFLLLAKLNTSQNIETCGILAGKLASNKFTISHVILPKQVGSSETCVTENEEEIFSFQDKYNLITLGWIHTHPTQTAFLSSVDLHTHFAYQKMIPESIAIVCAPKYNTTGFFCLTPEHGLEYIAQCRQTGFHPHPSDLPLFTQANHIQQDENAKLEIIDLRI; translated from the exons atgacTACCGGAAAGATCAATTTGTCAGACTTGGGGTTGATAAAGCCAGAAGAACGTCTTAAGAAATTGGCAGAATTCGGAAATATGGTTGAAATAGATGAAAATATTCCTATTAAAAG gtATTTTAGAAGTGGTATGGAATTGATAAGGATGGCAAATATTTATATGGCTGAAAACAATTTGGAAAAtgcatatattttatatatgaaatttatggttttatttttggaaaaaattcaatcacaCCCAGAATACAAGACAACTTCACCTACATTGAAACAACCAAACCAAGCGAAATTGAAGGAAATATTACcaataacagaaaaattgaaggaTAGACTAAAAGACCGATACCAGAAAGAATATACTCAGTTTTTggcaagaaaaattgaagacgAAACAAACATGGTCAAAAAGAGTGAAAAGACTAATGTAGTTTCCTCCATGGAAAGTATATCAAAAGATGATTTAGAACTGAAACCGGTTTTAGACAAGCCGTTACTGCAAAATGTTGTTTATCCTAATGATTTTGCAGTAGATACTAAGAGTggttcaacaaatttattattgccTATTAAGCCAATAATAAACCGAAGCTTGAAGCCTTCAACTTCCTTAATTGAAGGAAGCTTGCGAAAAATTGTAGTCCCATCAAAGCTTAtgcaatcatttttattacttgcTAAATTAAATACTTCTCAAAATATAGAAACTTGTGGTATTTTAGCAGGAAAGCTGGCGTCCAATAAATTTACCATATCTCATGTTATATTACCAAAACAAGTAGGTTCGTCTGAAACATGTGTCACTGAGAACGAGGAAgagatttttagttttcaggATAAATACAACTTAATTACACTTGGATGGATTCATACACATCCCACGCAAACTGCATTTTTATCGTCTGTCGACCTCCATACACATTTtgcttatcaaaaaatgattccCGAATCCATCGCTATTGTATGTGCACCTAAATATAACAC TACaggatttttttgtctaactCCTGAACATGGACTTGAATATATAGCACAATGTCGTCAAACAGGATTTCATCCTCACCCTAGCGATTTGCCGTTGTTCACACAAGCTAATCACATACAACAAGATGAAAATGCCAAATTAGAGATTATTGATTTAAGGATCTGA
- the LOC134833196 gene encoding prolyl 4-hydroxylase subunit alpha-1-like, whose translation MMKNTICFLLLVCSILNSISAELFTALTDMEELLETESVLISNLQNYINAQEIKLDFLRIKVIEYQREHKQAATDAMAYLSNPVNAYLLTKRLTVDWKEIENTMTFDLGNLFMQNITHYRDTLKFPSEEDLNGAAVALMRLQDTYRLDTHKLAQGELNGVKYSTEMTASDCFELGRQSYMNHDYYHTVLWMEESLKKLEFENNRTISRSEILEYLAFSTFKQGDTNSALHITNELLEIIPDHERAKGNKLFYEKELRMQEEKQKMRGDDGSDQVPVAKEEMMLPYNKDVSIKYNSNERKLYEMGCRGELLQSPSVTAKLKCRYVYELSHFLRIAPLKLEEASLQPYIVVYHDVLYDSEIDVIKSMAKPKFRRATVQNHITGELEVAHYRISKSAWLKDEDHEVIKTVGRRLNDMTGLNMETAEELQVVNYGIGGHYEPHFDFARKDEINSFKSLGTGNRIATVLFYMSDVAQGGATVFPHISLSLWPKKGSAAFWFNLFADGQGDYYTRHAACPVLAGTKWVSNRWIHERGQEFLRPCHKYPDSPMDERLIV comes from the exons ATGATGAAGAATACAATTTGTTTTCTATTACTAGTATGCTCGATACTCAATTCAATAAGTGCAGAACTTTTTACTGCGCTGACAGACATGGAAGAGCTTTTGGAAACTGAATCAGTGCTCAtatcaaatttacaaaattatataaatgcaCAAGAAATAAAGCTAGATTTTCTTCGCATCAAAGTAATCGAATATCAAAGAGAACATAAGCAAGCGGCCACAGATGCTATGGCATACCTATCTAACCCTGTAAATGCATACTTATTGACTAAACGCCTGACAGTTGATTGGAAAGAAATAGAAAATACTATGACTTTTGACTtgggtaatttatttatgcaaaatataACTCATTATCGGGATACACTAAAGTTTCCAAGTGAGGAGGATTTAAATGGAGCTGCCGTAGCTTTGATGCGTTTGCAAGACACTTATCGTTTAGACACCCATAAATTAGCTCAAGGAGAATTAAATGGTGTTAAATATAG TACTGAGATGACAGCAAGTGACTGTTTTGAGCTAGGCCGACAAAGTTATATGAATCATGACTATTATCATACAGTTTTATGGATGGAAGAGTCATTAAAAAAGCTCGAGTTTGAGAATAATCGTACTATAAGCAGGTCTGAAATTCTAGAATACCTtgctttttcaacttttaaacaag GTGACACTAATTCTGCACTGCATATAACAAATGAGCTTCTAGAAATAATACCTGATCATGAAAGAGCTAAaggcaataaattattttatgaaaaagaacTGCGCAtgcaagaagaaaaacaaaaaatgcgtGGAGACGACGGATCTGACCAGGTTCCAGTAGCTAAAGAAGAGATGATG CTTCCCTATAATAAAGATGTTTCGATAAAATACAATTCAAATGAGCGAAAACTGTATGAAATGGGATGTCGCGGTGAACTCCTTCAAAGTCCTAGTGTGACAGCAAAATTGAAATGTCGTTATGTTTACGAATTATCACACTTCTTGCGGATTGCTCCGCTAAAACTAGAAGAAGCCAGTTTGCAACCCTACATTGTCGTCTATCATGATGTTTTATATGATAGTGAAATAGATGTCATTAAATCAATGGCTAAACCTAAA TTTCGGCGTGCTACTGTTCAAAATCATATAACCGGTGAATTGGAAGTGGCACATTACAGGATAAGCAAATCAGCTTGGTTGAAAGATGAAGACCATGAAGTAATAAAAACGGTTGGAAGACGTTTGAACGATATGACAGGTTTGAATATGGAAACCGCTGAAGAGCTACAAGTGGTAAATTATGGAATTGGAGGACATTATGAGCCACATTTTGATTTCGCAAGAAAGgatgaaataaattcatttaaaagtcTTGGAACGGGCAATCGCATTGctacagttttgttttat ATGTCTGATGTAGCGCAAGGCGGTGCAACAGTATTTCCGCACATTAGTTTATCATTGTGGCCTAAAAAAGGTTCAGCAGCATTTTGGTTTAACTTGTTTGCAGATGGACAAGGAGATTATTACACAAGA CATGCAGCATGTCCTGTTTTAGCAGGCACTAAATggg taTCAAATAGATGGATCCACGAACGAGGTCAAGAATTTCTGAGACCTTGTCACAAGTATCCTGATTCCCCTATGGATGAACGCCTGATAGtttga